One stretch of Mangifera indica cultivar Alphonso chromosome 9, CATAS_Mindica_2.1, whole genome shotgun sequence DNA includes these proteins:
- the LOC123226460 gene encoding LOB domain-containing protein 12-like has protein sequence MGGSSPCASCKLLRRRCTKDCIFAPYFPSDDPQKFAIVHKVFGASNVSKMLQELPVHHRVDAVSSLVYEANARMRDPVYGCVGAISYLQSQVSQLQMQLAVAQTEILFIQTQQGPNPLPTMSPQTDVQNDKSLLFSCNNFNTIPQYLGHASSSNVIQDPLKRDSLWT, from the exons ATGGGAGGCTCTTCACCATGCGCGTCCTGCAAGTTATTAAGGCGCCGCTGCACCAAGGACTGCATCTTTGCCCCTTACTTTCCTTCCGATGATCCCCAAAAGTTTGCCATCGTTCACAAGGTCTTCGGCGCCAGCAACGTCAGTAAAATGTTGCAG GAGCTTCCAGTTCACCACAGAGTGGATGCAGTGAGCAGTTTGGTTTATGAAGCAAATGCAAGAATGAGAGACCCCGTTTATGGATGTGTTGGGGCAATATCTTATCTACAAAGCCAAGTATCACAGTTGCAAATGCAGCTCGCAGTGGCTCAAACAGAAATTCTTTTCATTCAGACGCAGCAAGGCCCTAATCCTTTGCCGACGATGTCGCCCCAAACAGACGTTCAAAACGACAAGTCACTTCTTTTTTCCTGCAATAACTTCAATACCATTCCTCAGTACCTTGGTCATGCTTCTTCTAGCAATGTAATCCAAGATCCTCTCAAAAGAGATTCTCTTTGGACGTAA